From Anopheles funestus chromosome 3RL, idAnoFuneDA-416_04, whole genome shotgun sequence, a single genomic window includes:
- the LOC125770496 gene encoding uncharacterized protein LOC125770496 — MTQPRSTGDKSAPSEKETGKSNLNLTADELKEEGNRCVKAGNFTEAILHYTHAIKLSPADAILYSNRSLAFCKMQQFYYANEDADKAIALNPAWAKGYYRKAEVSMGVGQYETALLSYGKALQLQPQDMGIIQAARKAATLSNAEREKEKRSPFIGSAIGCVIGLCIVLADMMLTENPTIKYTSLMVFIIMVITSMGFGIAKLVWYYKKLQRKGLLDPPIDLLEDFQKQKENEEASPMGEQRHERNRYTKAQARQRLKKAKT, encoded by the exons ATG ACACAACCCAGGAGCACCGGCGATAAATCGGCACCATCCGAAAAGGAGACGGGCAAAAGCAACCTCAATCTAACGGCGGACGAACTGAAGGAGGAAGGAAACCGGTGCGTGAAAGCGGGTAATTTCACTGAAGCAATTCTGCACTACACCCATGCAATCAAGCTCAGTCCCGCCGATGCCATACTGTACAGCAATCGATCGTTAGCGTTCTGCAAGATGCAACAGTTCTACTACGCAAATGAAGACGCAGACAAGGCGATCGCGTTGAATCCTGCCTGGGCGAAAGGCTATTATCGGAAGGCTGAAGTTAGCATGGGTGTGGGCCAGTACGAAACAGCACTGCTTTCGTACGGGAAGGCGCTGCAGCTACAGCCGCAAGACATGGGCATCATTCAGGCCGCCCGGAAAGCTGCCACGTTAAGCAATGCAGAACGGGAGAAGGAGAAGCGTTCTCCTTTCATTGGTAGCGCCATTGGTTGTGTGATTGGTTTGTGCATCGTATTGGCCGATATGATGCTAACGGAAAATCCGACCATTAAG TACACTTCCTTAATGGTATTCATCATAATGGTGATCACTAGCATGGGATTCGGAATAGCAAAATTAGTATGGTACTACAAAAAGTTGCAACGGAAAGGTTTGCTTGATCCGCCCATCGATTTACTGGAAG AtttccaaaagcaaaaagaaaatgaggaAGCATCACCGATGGGAGAACAACGCCACGAACGGAATCGATACACCAAAGCACAAGCAAGACAGCGCTTGAAAAAGGCGAAAACATAA
- the LOC125770425 gene encoding coatomer subunit beta' isoform X2: MPLRLDIKRRLTSRSDRVKSVDLHPTEPWMLCALYNGHVHVMNYENQQLVKDFEVCDLPVRCARFVARKNWILTGSDDMQVRVFNYNTLEKVHSFEAHTDYVRCIAVHPTQPLILTCSDDMLVKLWNWEKMWAVQRVFEGHTHYVMQVVFNPKDNNTFASASLDRTVKVWQLGSNVPNFTLEGHEKGVNCVDYYHGGDKPYLISGADDRLVKIWDYQNKTCVQTLEGHAQNVSAVYFHPELPILLTGSEDGTIRIWHSGTYRLETSLNYGFERVWTIACMRGTNNVALGYDEGSIIIKVGREEPAMSMDVNGGKIVWARHSEMQQVNLKALPEGTEIKDGERLPVAVKDMGACEIYPQTIAHNPNGRFVVVCGDGEYIIYTSMALRNKAFGSAQEFVWASENSEYAVRESSGTVKLFRNFKERKSFTPDYGAEGIFGGQLLGVKTSSGLTFYDWENLELIRRIEVQPRHVFWNEAGTLVCLATEDSYFILKVDIGMIQNALATKQQLNEDGIEEAFDVLGEVNELVRTGLWVGDCFIYTNSVNRINYYVGGEIVTVSHLDRTMYLLGYVPKDNRLYLGDKELNVTSFALLLSVLEYQTAVMRRDFETADRVLPTIPKEHRTRVAHFLEMQGFRQQALQVSIDPEHRFELALKIGDLDTALLLARESDSPQKWSQLAGIATSKNKFDLVKECLTNANDYGGLLLLATSTGDSDMLRNLGENGVTQGKFNISFLSMFLLGDLEKCLEILIQTNRIPEAAFFARTYLPSKISHVLDIWRTELAKINEKAGQSLADPQHYENLFPGFYDSVKTQQFLLPERSTLLPANVATKVPLNIDRTPIEEMKMAENEGKFDYNPSASSEAIVSLPNGNVDDSTPSVSKHPEPTVVNSNMDSSSTLVPPLSVPPTINAGTTVGNVSAAQVKRKSSLDDFESEIEALMDDNIDTSDVNIDDVELSDD; encoded by the exons ATG ccaCTAAGGTTGGACATCAAAAGAAGGCTCACGTCGCGGTCGGACCGTGTGAAATCGGTTGATCTGCACCCGACGGAACCATGGATGCTGTGCGCGCTATACAATGGTCACGTACACGTGATGAACTACGAAAACCAACAGCTGGTAAAAGATTTCGAAGTCTGTGATCTACCGGTACGCTGTGCCCGTTTTGTGGCACGCAAGAACTGGATCCTCACCGGTTCCGACGATATGCAGGTGCGCGTGTTTAATTACAACACCCTCGAGAAGGTGCATTCGTTCGAGGCACATACCGATTACGTCCGTTGCATCGCGGTCCATCCAACCCAGCCGCTTATTCTTACATGCAGCG ATGACATGCTGGTAAAGCTGTGGAACTGGGAAAAGATGTGGGCGGTGCAGCGCGTTTTCGAGGGCCACACGCACTACGTCATGCAGGTTGTGTTTAATCCGAAAGATAACAACACATTCGCCAGCGCATCGCTTGACCGTACGGTGAAAGTGTGGCAGCTCGGATCGAACGTCCCCAACTTTACGCTCGAAGGCCACGAAAAGGGTGTAAACTGTGTGGATTATTATCATGGCGGTGACAAACCGTACCTCATTTCCGGTGCTGACGATCGGCTGGTGAAAATCTGGGACTACCAGAACAAAACGTGCGTCCAAACGCTCGAAGGACACGCACAGAACGTTTCTGCGGTTTACTTTCATCCGGAGCTGCCGATACTGCTAACAGGCTCGGAGGATGGTACAATTCGGATCTGGCATTCGGGCACATACCGATTGGAAACGTCACTAAACTATGGTTTCGAACGCGTGTGGACAATTGCTTGCATGCGTGGCACCAACAACGTGGCACTGGG TTACGACGAAGGTTCCATCATCATAAAGGTTGGCCGTGAGGAACCCGCCATGTCGATGGATGTGAATGGAGGCAAAATCGTGTGGGCTAGACACTCCGAAATGCAGCAAGTGAATCTAAAAGCACTCCCCGAAG GAACCGAAATCAAGGACGGCGAACGGCTACCGGTGGCAGTGAAAGACATGGGTGCGTGTGAAATCTATCCACAAACAATTGCCCACAACCCTAACGGAAG GTTTGTGGTGGTGTGTGGCGATGGCGAATACATCATCTACACATCGATGGCGCTACGTAATAAAGCGTTCGGATCTGCACAAGAGTTTGTGTGGGCGTCGGAAAACAGCGAGTATGCCGTGCGTGAATCAAGCGGCACAGTAAAGCTGTTCCGCAATTTTAAGGAACGCAAAAGCTTTACCCCAGACTACGGTGCAGAAG GTATCTTTGGCGGCCAATTGCTTGGTGTGAAAACTTCGTCCGGATTAACATTTTACGATTGGGAAAATCTGGAGCTAATCAGACGAATTGAAGTGCAGCCAAG ACACGTATTTTGGAACGAAGCGGGCACACTGGTATGCTTGGCCACCGAAGATTCATATTTCATACTGAAGGTTGATATTGGAATGATCCAAAATGCGTTGGCTACGAAGCAACAGCTAAACGAAGATGGTATCGAGGAAGCTTTCgat GTGCTGGGCGAAGTAAACGAACTGGTGCGTACCGGTCTGTGGGTGGGTGATTGTTTCATCTACACAAATTCTGTAAACCGAATCAACTATTACGTTGGCGGTGAGATCGTAACCGTGTCGCATCTCGACCGGACCATGTATCTGCTTGGTTACGTGCCGAAAGATAACAG GCTATATCTAGGCGACAAAGAGTTAAACGTAACCAGCTTTGCCCTGCTGCTGTCCGTACTGGAGTACCAGACAGCCGTTATGCGACGCGACTTTGAAACGGCGGACCGTGTGCTACCAACCATCCCGAAGGAGCATCGTACCCGGGTCGCTCACTTTCTGGAAATGCAAGGATTCCGCCAGCAGGCGCTACAAGTTTCGATCGATCCGGAGCATCGTTTCGAGCTGGCACTGAAGATAGGCGATCTCGATACGGCATTACTGCTGGCCCGTGAATCCGACAGCCCACAGAAGTGGAGCCAGCTCGCCGGCATTGCCACCAGCAAGAACAAGTTCGATCTCGTAAAGGAATGTCTGACGAATGCAAACGACTACGGTGGTCTCTTGCTGCTGGCAACCAGTACGG GCGATTCGGATATGTTGCGGAATCTGGGCGAAAACGGTGTCACGCAGGGCAAGTTTAACATTTCCTTCCTGTCCATGTTTTTGCTGGGCGATTTAGAGAAGTGTCTAGAAATTCTGATCCAAACCAATCGGATACCGGAAGCAGCATTCTTTGCTCG GACGTACTTACCAAGCAAAATTTCACACGTGCTCGACATTTGGCGTACGGAGCTGGCCAAAATCAATGAGAAGGCTGGCCAAAGCTTAGCCGATCCGCAGCACTATGAAAATCTGTTTCCTGGATTTTACGATTCGGTTAAAACACAGCAATTTCTGTtaccggaacgaagcaccctgCTACCCGCCAATGTCGCTACCaaa GTACCACTCAACATTGACCGCACACCTATtgaggaaatgaaaatggcGGAGAATGAAGGAAAGTTCGATTACAATCCAAGTGCAAGCAGTGAAGCGATCGTATCGTTACCGAATGGCAACGTTGACGACAGT ACTCCATCGGTTTCAAAACATCCCGAACCAACCGTCGTGAACAGCAACATGGACAGCAGTTCCACACTTGTTCCGCCACTTAGTGTACCGCCGACGATAAATGCCGGCACGACGGTTGGCAATGTATCGGCGGCGCAGGTCAAACGGAAAAGTTCTCTCGATGACTTTGAGTCGGAAATAGAAGCATTGATGGATGATAATATTGACACGTCG GATGTAAATATAGACGATGTGGAGTTGAGCGATGATTGA
- the LOC125770425 gene encoding coatomer subunit beta' isoform X1 — translation MGHLRNKQRRHQAKEAALQREERLRRLEEMDLENMPLRLDIKRRLTSRSDRVKSVDLHPTEPWMLCALYNGHVHVMNYENQQLVKDFEVCDLPVRCARFVARKNWILTGSDDMQVRVFNYNTLEKVHSFEAHTDYVRCIAVHPTQPLILTCSDDMLVKLWNWEKMWAVQRVFEGHTHYVMQVVFNPKDNNTFASASLDRTVKVWQLGSNVPNFTLEGHEKGVNCVDYYHGGDKPYLISGADDRLVKIWDYQNKTCVQTLEGHAQNVSAVYFHPELPILLTGSEDGTIRIWHSGTYRLETSLNYGFERVWTIACMRGTNNVALGYDEGSIIIKVGREEPAMSMDVNGGKIVWARHSEMQQVNLKALPEGTEIKDGERLPVAVKDMGACEIYPQTIAHNPNGRFVVVCGDGEYIIYTSMALRNKAFGSAQEFVWASENSEYAVRESSGTVKLFRNFKERKSFTPDYGAEGIFGGQLLGVKTSSGLTFYDWENLELIRRIEVQPRHVFWNEAGTLVCLATEDSYFILKVDIGMIQNALATKQQLNEDGIEEAFDVLGEVNELVRTGLWVGDCFIYTNSVNRINYYVGGEIVTVSHLDRTMYLLGYVPKDNRLYLGDKELNVTSFALLLSVLEYQTAVMRRDFETADRVLPTIPKEHRTRVAHFLEMQGFRQQALQVSIDPEHRFELALKIGDLDTALLLARESDSPQKWSQLAGIATSKNKFDLVKECLTNANDYGGLLLLATSTGDSDMLRNLGENGVTQGKFNISFLSMFLLGDLEKCLEILIQTNRIPEAAFFARTYLPSKISHVLDIWRTELAKINEKAGQSLADPQHYENLFPGFYDSVKTQQFLLPERSTLLPANVATKVPLNIDRTPIEEMKMAENEGKFDYNPSASSEAIVSLPNGNVDDSTPSVSKHPEPTVVNSNMDSSSTLVPPLSVPPTINAGTTVGNVSAAQVKRKSSLDDFESEIEALMDDNIDTSDVNIDDVELSDD, via the exons ccaCTAAGGTTGGACATCAAAAGAAGGCTCACGTCGCGGTCGGACCGTGTGAAATCGGTTGATCTGCACCCGACGGAACCATGGATGCTGTGCGCGCTATACAATGGTCACGTACACGTGATGAACTACGAAAACCAACAGCTGGTAAAAGATTTCGAAGTCTGTGATCTACCGGTACGCTGTGCCCGTTTTGTGGCACGCAAGAACTGGATCCTCACCGGTTCCGACGATATGCAGGTGCGCGTGTTTAATTACAACACCCTCGAGAAGGTGCATTCGTTCGAGGCACATACCGATTACGTCCGTTGCATCGCGGTCCATCCAACCCAGCCGCTTATTCTTACATGCAGCG ATGACATGCTGGTAAAGCTGTGGAACTGGGAAAAGATGTGGGCGGTGCAGCGCGTTTTCGAGGGCCACACGCACTACGTCATGCAGGTTGTGTTTAATCCGAAAGATAACAACACATTCGCCAGCGCATCGCTTGACCGTACGGTGAAAGTGTGGCAGCTCGGATCGAACGTCCCCAACTTTACGCTCGAAGGCCACGAAAAGGGTGTAAACTGTGTGGATTATTATCATGGCGGTGACAAACCGTACCTCATTTCCGGTGCTGACGATCGGCTGGTGAAAATCTGGGACTACCAGAACAAAACGTGCGTCCAAACGCTCGAAGGACACGCACAGAACGTTTCTGCGGTTTACTTTCATCCGGAGCTGCCGATACTGCTAACAGGCTCGGAGGATGGTACAATTCGGATCTGGCATTCGGGCACATACCGATTGGAAACGTCACTAAACTATGGTTTCGAACGCGTGTGGACAATTGCTTGCATGCGTGGCACCAACAACGTGGCACTGGG TTACGACGAAGGTTCCATCATCATAAAGGTTGGCCGTGAGGAACCCGCCATGTCGATGGATGTGAATGGAGGCAAAATCGTGTGGGCTAGACACTCCGAAATGCAGCAAGTGAATCTAAAAGCACTCCCCGAAG GAACCGAAATCAAGGACGGCGAACGGCTACCGGTGGCAGTGAAAGACATGGGTGCGTGTGAAATCTATCCACAAACAATTGCCCACAACCCTAACGGAAG GTTTGTGGTGGTGTGTGGCGATGGCGAATACATCATCTACACATCGATGGCGCTACGTAATAAAGCGTTCGGATCTGCACAAGAGTTTGTGTGGGCGTCGGAAAACAGCGAGTATGCCGTGCGTGAATCAAGCGGCACAGTAAAGCTGTTCCGCAATTTTAAGGAACGCAAAAGCTTTACCCCAGACTACGGTGCAGAAG GTATCTTTGGCGGCCAATTGCTTGGTGTGAAAACTTCGTCCGGATTAACATTTTACGATTGGGAAAATCTGGAGCTAATCAGACGAATTGAAGTGCAGCCAAG ACACGTATTTTGGAACGAAGCGGGCACACTGGTATGCTTGGCCACCGAAGATTCATATTTCATACTGAAGGTTGATATTGGAATGATCCAAAATGCGTTGGCTACGAAGCAACAGCTAAACGAAGATGGTATCGAGGAAGCTTTCgat GTGCTGGGCGAAGTAAACGAACTGGTGCGTACCGGTCTGTGGGTGGGTGATTGTTTCATCTACACAAATTCTGTAAACCGAATCAACTATTACGTTGGCGGTGAGATCGTAACCGTGTCGCATCTCGACCGGACCATGTATCTGCTTGGTTACGTGCCGAAAGATAACAG GCTATATCTAGGCGACAAAGAGTTAAACGTAACCAGCTTTGCCCTGCTGCTGTCCGTACTGGAGTACCAGACAGCCGTTATGCGACGCGACTTTGAAACGGCGGACCGTGTGCTACCAACCATCCCGAAGGAGCATCGTACCCGGGTCGCTCACTTTCTGGAAATGCAAGGATTCCGCCAGCAGGCGCTACAAGTTTCGATCGATCCGGAGCATCGTTTCGAGCTGGCACTGAAGATAGGCGATCTCGATACGGCATTACTGCTGGCCCGTGAATCCGACAGCCCACAGAAGTGGAGCCAGCTCGCCGGCATTGCCACCAGCAAGAACAAGTTCGATCTCGTAAAGGAATGTCTGACGAATGCAAACGACTACGGTGGTCTCTTGCTGCTGGCAACCAGTACGG GCGATTCGGATATGTTGCGGAATCTGGGCGAAAACGGTGTCACGCAGGGCAAGTTTAACATTTCCTTCCTGTCCATGTTTTTGCTGGGCGATTTAGAGAAGTGTCTAGAAATTCTGATCCAAACCAATCGGATACCGGAAGCAGCATTCTTTGCTCG GACGTACTTACCAAGCAAAATTTCACACGTGCTCGACATTTGGCGTACGGAGCTGGCCAAAATCAATGAGAAGGCTGGCCAAAGCTTAGCCGATCCGCAGCACTATGAAAATCTGTTTCCTGGATTTTACGATTCGGTTAAAACACAGCAATTTCTGTtaccggaacgaagcaccctgCTACCCGCCAATGTCGCTACCaaa GTACCACTCAACATTGACCGCACACCTATtgaggaaatgaaaatggcGGAGAATGAAGGAAAGTTCGATTACAATCCAAGTGCAAGCAGTGAAGCGATCGTATCGTTACCGAATGGCAACGTTGACGACAGT ACTCCATCGGTTTCAAAACATCCCGAACCAACCGTCGTGAACAGCAACATGGACAGCAGTTCCACACTTGTTCCGCCACTTAGTGTACCGCCGACGATAAATGCCGGCACGACGGTTGGCAATGTATCGGCGGCGCAGGTCAAACGGAAAAGTTCTCTCGATGACTTTGAGTCGGAAATAGAAGCATTGATGGATGATAATATTGACACGTCG GATGTAAATATAGACGATGTGGAGTTGAGCGATGATTGA